A genomic segment from Gemmatimonadota bacterium encodes:
- a CDS encoding ABC transporter ATP-binding protein: protein MSLRATGVTVRYDGAAVPALDAVSFALGRGELVAIGGPNGSGKTSLLRALLGLVPLRAGSVTLDDTPVAAWPRRALAGAIAALPQREEPAFPLTVYDAVLLGRWAHLGPVAPVRPADEAAIADAMSRCDVAGLGHRGIETLSGGEWQRVRVARALAASPRLLLLDEPTAALDVGHEMALFELLRSLVADGLGVLVITHQLNLAARFADRVLLLDGGRAVAEGTPRDVLRADRLSMLFGWPVAVEHWHDGSPLMVPLRSGESPRGPLAHLPPSDEFVP from the coding sequence GTGAGTCTCCGTGCTACCGGAGTCACTGTGCGCTACGACGGTGCCGCGGTACCGGCCCTCGATGCGGTCTCGTTCGCGCTCGGCCGCGGTGAGCTGGTGGCCATCGGTGGCCCCAACGGCAGCGGCAAGACATCGCTGCTGCGCGCGCTGCTCGGACTCGTGCCACTTCGCGCCGGGTCCGTGACCCTCGATGACACCCCGGTTGCCGCGTGGCCACGGCGTGCGCTCGCCGGAGCGATCGCGGCCTTGCCACAACGCGAGGAGCCGGCGTTCCCGCTCACCGTGTACGACGCCGTGCTGCTTGGTCGCTGGGCTCACCTCGGTCCGGTGGCTCCCGTGCGCCCGGCCGATGAGGCTGCGATTGCGGACGCGATGTCGCGGTGTGACGTCGCAGGCCTGGGCCACCGCGGCATCGAGACGCTTTCCGGCGGTGAATGGCAACGCGTTCGTGTTGCCCGTGCGCTCGCGGCGTCGCCCAGACTCCTCCTGCTCGATGAGCCGACCGCCGCCCTCGATGTCGGTCACGAAATGGCGCTATTCGAATTGCTTCGCTCACTGGTTGCCGACGGACTCGGCGTCCTGGTGATCACCCATCAACTGAACCTTGCGGCACGCTTCGCCGATCGTGTCCTGTTGCTTGATGGCGGACGCGCCGTTGCCGAGGGCACGCCTCGCGACGTATTGCGTGCCGACCGGCTCAGCATGCTGTTCGGCTGGCCTGTCGCCGTGGAGCATTGGCACGACGGCTCACCCCTGATGGTCCCACTCCGCTCGGGCGAGTCGCCGCGCGGTCCACTCGCCCATTTGCCCCCTTCCGATGAGTTCGTTCCGTGA
- a CDS encoding TonB-dependent receptor, with product MTQSIRLLTLLLAAAPLTLHAQVARDTTRLRDLVVTATRAPTTVHVTPAATTVIRGEDLRARGITFVSDALREVPGMMLVQTGSYGAVSALFLRGGEGDYVKFLLDGVTLNQPGGGFNLANLTTDDLDRIEIVRGPASVLYGADAMSGVVQLFTRSGSGKLHGDVAARGGTFGNRDVQGHLATAMGKASLSAGGSSFRSDGLYDFNSGYRNNVGSLRLGLDGGRQGSGAFTVRYGDAEGHYPTDGNGLAVDHNQYTIDRSTALGLELHRELGSRVTATVQGFASRLNSNAVNRPDSPADTIGFGYDADRTGVTWRKGVDARADIRTVGTSLLSIGAGVEYETDNQRSHTVSNFGTGGFATDDAFAADRNTRNIFAQLLAEPVRSVTLQLGTRLDDNSAFGTFGTWRVGASWQVARATRLFGSAGTAFKAPTFSELFAASAFEVGNRALRPERSTSVEAGIEQRLADGRFTLGVTAFSQLFRDLIQYVGAAPGEPTYVNLGGAGAKGVEAAASLRASGSVTVRAHWTWLRTEVTDTGVASSVVFQQGERLLRRPASSGGINAAWRVRGATLSAGVSYVGERDDADFRDFPATRTTLPSYVLVDVSVDAPIRRANGTLPGLDLTLRAENLFDAAWQQVVGYPGRGRTLFGGARLHF from the coding sequence GTGACGCAATCGATTCGACTTCTGACACTCCTGCTGGCCGCCGCTCCGTTGACCCTTCACGCGCAAGTGGCGCGTGATACCACGCGGTTGCGCGACCTCGTGGTCACGGCGACCAGGGCACCAACGACGGTACATGTCACCCCGGCCGCAACCACGGTGATTCGTGGCGAAGACTTGCGCGCCCGCGGCATCACCTTTGTCAGTGACGCACTGCGAGAAGTGCCCGGGATGATGCTGGTTCAGACCGGCTCGTATGGCGCGGTGTCGGCCCTCTTTCTCCGCGGCGGGGAAGGTGACTACGTCAAGTTTCTCCTCGACGGCGTCACCCTGAACCAGCCGGGCGGGGGATTCAACCTGGCCAATCTCACGACCGACGATCTCGACCGGATCGAGATCGTCCGGGGACCAGCGTCGGTACTCTATGGCGCGGATGCGATGAGCGGCGTCGTGCAACTCTTTACCCGGAGCGGGAGTGGCAAGCTCCACGGCGATGTCGCGGCGCGCGGCGGGACGTTTGGCAATCGTGATGTGCAGGGTCACCTCGCGACGGCGATGGGAAAGGCATCGCTCAGTGCGGGAGGTTCTTCCTTTCGCAGCGATGGCCTCTACGATTTCAACAGTGGCTATCGTAACAACGTCGGCTCACTTCGCCTCGGACTCGACGGTGGGCGACAGGGAAGCGGCGCCTTCACCGTCCGTTACGGCGACGCCGAGGGGCATTACCCGACCGATGGCAATGGCCTCGCAGTTGATCACAACCAGTACACCATCGATCGCAGTACGGCGCTCGGTCTGGAGCTGCATCGCGAACTTGGCTCACGGGTCACGGCGACCGTGCAGGGATTTGCCTCGCGCCTCAACAGCAACGCTGTCAACCGGCCAGATTCGCCCGCCGATACGATCGGTTTCGGCTACGATGCCGACCGGACCGGGGTGACGTGGCGCAAGGGCGTCGATGCGCGCGCGGACATACGGACGGTGGGGACGTCGCTGCTCTCGATCGGCGCCGGTGTGGAATACGAAACCGACAATCAGCGATCGCATACCGTCTCGAATTTCGGCACGGGTGGCTTCGCTACCGATGACGCGTTTGCGGCCGACCGGAACACCCGCAACATCTTCGCCCAATTGCTGGCGGAGCCGGTGCGGTCCGTCACGCTGCAACTCGGGACTCGTCTCGACGATAATTCCGCCTTCGGAACCTTCGGGACGTGGCGAGTCGGTGCCTCGTGGCAGGTTGCTCGCGCGACGCGGTTGTTCGGGTCGGCGGGAACTGCGTTCAAGGCACCGACCTTTTCGGAACTCTTTGCGGCGAGTGCATTCGAAGTCGGGAATCGCGCGCTGCGGCCTGAGCGCAGTACTTCGGTCGAGGCGGGCATCGAGCAGCGGCTCGCCGACGGGAGATTCACGCTGGGAGTGACTGCGTTCTCCCAGCTGTTCCGGGACCTGATTCAGTACGTGGGCGCCGCGCCGGGGGAGCCAACCTACGTCAATCTCGGTGGCGCCGGTGCCAAAGGAGTTGAAGCCGCCGCATCGCTGCGCGCGTCTGGCTCGGTCACGGTCCGTGCACACTGGACCTGGCTTCGCACGGAGGTTACGGACACCGGGGTCGCCTCCTCGGTGGTCTTCCAGCAGGGCGAGCGGCTTCTCCGCCGCCCCGCGTCGAGCGGCGGGATCAACGCCGCCTGGCGGGTGAGGGGCGCGACCCTGAGCGCCGGTGTCAGCTACGTCGGGGAACGGGACGACGCTGACTTCCGGGATTTCCCAGCGACCCGGACCACGTTACCCTCCTACGTACTGGTAGATGTTTCCGTCGATGCTCCGATTCGGCGGGCCAACGGAACCCTCCCAGGACTCGACCTGACCCTGCGCGCCGAGAACCTCTTCGACGCGGCATGGCAGCAGGTCGTGGGTTATCCCGGCCGTGGCCGCACCCTGTTCGGGGGGGCCCGACTGCACTTCTGA
- the recO gene encoding DNA repair protein RecO produces the protein MAGSALLTPALVLGSLRYGETSRIVRLATRDIGVVSAIAKGALRPRSRFGAALQLLSEGQAHLLPSRSSELHTLIAFDLTAIHTGLAASLDRFASANALAELATRFVPSAPNPMLYDWLLGAIGLLELAPPEAVSVVGLRAMWGVMAQLGLGPTLAECSRDGQPLEEGAVAFSLRDGGFLCHRCAVSGATTRLAAEDREALVALIEPGRELPLLSPAQATAHRRLLVRWVREHLGGDGAFPALEAWQRGTPSPRSA, from the coding sequence GTGGCCGGCAGCGCGCTCCTCACGCCGGCGTTGGTGCTCGGCTCCCTGCGGTATGGGGAGACCTCGCGAATTGTTCGTCTCGCCACGCGGGACATCGGTGTCGTAAGCGCCATCGCCAAGGGGGCACTGCGGCCCCGTAGCCGATTCGGTGCCGCCCTCCAGCTACTGAGCGAAGGACAGGCTCACCTGCTGCCGTCACGCAGCAGCGAACTGCACACGCTCATCGCCTTCGACCTCACCGCGATCCACACCGGACTCGCCGCTTCGCTCGACCGGTTCGCCTCGGCCAACGCCTTGGCCGAGCTCGCCACCCGGTTTGTTCCCTCCGCCCCCAATCCGATGCTTTACGACTGGCTGCTGGGCGCCATCGGCTTGCTCGAACTGGCCCCCCCGGAGGCGGTCAGCGTGGTCGGACTGCGGGCGATGTGGGGCGTCATGGCTCAGCTGGGGCTCGGTCCCACTTTGGCTGAATGCTCGCGCGATGGACAGCCGCTCGAGGAGGGCGCGGTTGCCTTTTCGCTTCGCGACGGCGGGTTCCTCTGCCATCGTTGTGCGGTGAGCGGCGCCACCACGCGTCTAGCTGCGGAGGATCGGGAAGCGCTGGTGGCCCTGATCGAGCCTGGGAGGGAGCTGCCACTGCTCAGCCCGGCTCAGGCGACTGCGCACCGCCGCCTGCTGGTGCGGTGGGTCAGGGAGCATCTCGGGGGCGATGGGGCCTTTCCGGCGCTCGAAGCGTGGCAACGGGGAACCCCGAGCCCGCGATCCGCTTGA
- the clpB gene encoding ATP-dependent chaperone ClpB — translation MLRPDRLTLKAQEAVRAAIEHARARGNPVVNDAHLLATLLAQDDGIVGPLLRKAGVVIAKLSNVTEAEIASFPSQKGTEVTPTLDRTLSKVFERAEKISKELDDAFISTEHLLLALGEEKGTSARRLLEAQGLSAKELRAALADVRGSHRVQDQTPEEQYQALERFTRNLTDQAREGKLDPVIGRDEEVRRVMQVLSRRTKNNPVLIGEPGVGKTAIVEGLAQRIVNGDVPDSLKGKEIIALDIGQLLAGAKYRGEFEERLKSVVKELTDAEGRFIVFIDELHTLVGAGKAEGAVDASNLLKPALARGELHVVGATTLDEYRKNIEKDAALERRFQPVNVGEPSVEDTIAILRGLKEKYEVHHGVRITDNALVSAATLSDRYIGDRFLPDKAIDLMDEAASRLRMEIDSLPQEIDEVERRILQLEIERQSLLREKDKASVERRNALEAELAELREKSAGMKAQWQSEKGAIEKMQGKKAEVEQLRAEVEQATRSGDLQKAAELRYGRIPELERQLAVEEQKLGVAQGTTRYLREEVDSEDIAMVVAKWTGIPVSKMMESERERLTRLEEELSRRVVGQPEAIAAVANAVRRSRAGLQDRSRPTGSFIFLGPTGVGKTETARALAEFLFDDERALVRLDMSEYMEKHAVSRMIGAPPGYVGYEEGGQLTEAVRRRPYSVILFDEIEKAHPDVFNLLLQVLDDGRLTDSQGRVVDFRNTVIIMTSNLGSLHIVAGGDYDPVGWRSTEAKVLDELRKHFRPEFLNRVDDVVVFRLLSRVDLDRIVTLQLDRMRELVAAKGLTLDVTPEATQWLAEAGYDPLYGARPLKRVIQRELQNPIAMALLQGGYNEGDTIRVIRKGEALAFTRLTGKA, via the coding sequence ATGCTGCGACCCGATCGTCTGACCTTGAAGGCCCAGGAGGCCGTCCGCGCGGCTATCGAGCATGCGCGCGCCCGCGGCAATCCGGTCGTCAACGATGCCCACCTGTTGGCCACCCTGCTCGCGCAGGACGATGGCATCGTCGGCCCGTTGCTGCGGAAGGCCGGCGTCGTGATCGCCAAGCTCAGCAATGTCACCGAGGCAGAGATCGCCTCATTCCCTTCGCAGAAGGGGACCGAGGTCACTCCCACCCTCGACCGCACGCTGTCGAAGGTGTTCGAGCGCGCCGAGAAGATTTCCAAGGAACTCGACGACGCGTTCATCTCGACCGAGCATCTCCTGCTCGCGCTCGGGGAGGAGAAGGGCACCAGCGCGCGTCGACTGCTCGAGGCGCAGGGGCTCTCCGCCAAGGAATTGCGCGCGGCACTCGCGGACGTGCGCGGGTCGCATCGGGTGCAGGACCAGACGCCGGAAGAACAGTATCAGGCGCTCGAACGATTCACGCGCAACCTCACTGACCAGGCCCGTGAGGGAAAGCTCGACCCCGTCATCGGCCGCGATGAAGAAGTGCGCCGGGTAATGCAGGTGCTCTCGCGCCGGACCAAGAACAACCCCGTCCTCATTGGCGAACCTGGTGTCGGCAAGACCGCGATTGTCGAGGGTCTCGCGCAGCGGATCGTCAACGGCGACGTTCCGGATTCACTCAAGGGGAAGGAGATCATTGCCCTCGACATCGGACAGCTGCTCGCGGGCGCCAAGTATCGTGGCGAATTCGAGGAGCGGCTCAAGTCGGTGGTGAAGGAGCTCACCGACGCCGAGGGCCGCTTCATCGTCTTCATCGATGAATTGCACACGCTGGTCGGGGCGGGCAAGGCCGAAGGCGCCGTCGACGCCTCCAACCTGCTGAAGCCGGCGCTCGCGCGCGGCGAGTTGCATGTGGTCGGTGCGACCACGCTCGACGAGTACCGCAAGAATATCGAAAAGGATGCCGCGCTCGAGCGCCGGTTCCAGCCAGTAAATGTTGGCGAGCCGAGTGTCGAGGATACCATCGCGATCCTGCGCGGCCTCAAGGAGAAGTACGAGGTGCACCACGGCGTCAGGATTACCGACAACGCGCTGGTGTCGGCGGCGACGCTCTCGGATCGCTATATCGGCGACCGCTTCCTGCCGGACAAGGCCATCGACCTGATGGACGAGGCGGCCTCACGACTCCGCATGGAAATCGATTCGCTGCCACAGGAGATCGACGAGGTCGAACGCCGGATCCTTCAGCTCGAGATCGAGCGCCAGTCGCTTCTGCGCGAGAAGGACAAGGCATCGGTCGAGCGCCGCAACGCCCTCGAAGCCGAGCTCGCCGAGTTGCGCGAGAAGAGCGCCGGGATGAAGGCGCAGTGGCAGTCGGAGAAGGGGGCGATCGAGAAGATGCAGGGGAAGAAGGCCGAGGTCGAGCAGCTCCGCGCCGAAGTGGAGCAGGCGACGCGCAGTGGTGATCTCCAGAAGGCCGCGGAGCTGCGGTATGGCAGGATTCCGGAACTCGAACGCCAGCTCGCGGTCGAGGAGCAGAAACTTGGCGTCGCCCAGGGGACGACCCGCTACCTCCGCGAGGAAGTCGACTCGGAAGACATCGCGATGGTCGTGGCGAAATGGACCGGGATTCCTGTGTCCAAGATGATGGAGTCGGAGCGCGAACGACTCACCCGGCTCGAGGAAGAACTCAGCCGTCGTGTCGTGGGGCAGCCCGAGGCGATCGCGGCGGTGGCCAATGCGGTGAGGCGCTCGCGCGCCGGGCTGCAGGATCGCTCGCGGCCGACCGGCTCGTTCATCTTCCTGGGTCCCACCGGGGTGGGGAAGACCGAGACCGCGCGCGCACTGGCCGAGTTCCTCTTCGATGACGAACGGGCGCTGGTCCGGCTCGACATGTCGGAGTACATGGAGAAGCACGCAGTGTCACGGATGATCGGCGCGCCTCCCGGGTATGTCGGCTACGAGGAAGGTGGTCAGCTCACCGAGGCGGTGCGCCGACGGCCGTATAGCGTCATCCTCTTTGATGAAATCGAGAAGGCGCATCCCGATGTCTTCAACTTGCTGCTGCAGGTCCTTGATGACGGTCGGTTGACTGACTCACAGGGTCGCGTGGTCGACTTCCGCAACACCGTGATCATCATGACCAGCAACCTCGGATCGCTGCACATCGTGGCCGGCGGCGACTACGACCCGGTCGGCTGGCGGAGCACCGAAGCGAAGGTGCTCGACGAGCTGCGCAAGCACTTCCGCCCGGAGTTCCTCAACCGCGTCGATGACGTGGTGGTGTTCCGCCTGTTGAGTCGGGTCGACCTCGATCGCATCGTGACGCTGCAGCTCGATCGGATGCGTGAGTTGGTCGCGGCCAAGGGACTGACCCTCGACGTCACTCCGGAGGCGACGCAGTGGCTCGCAGAGGCAGGCTACGATCCGCTCTATGGCGCCCGCCCATTGAAGCGGGTCATCCAGCGCGAGTTGCAGAATCCGATCGCGATGGCATTGCTGCAGGGTGGCTACAACGAGGGCGATACCATTCGGGTGATCCGGAAGGGCGAAGCCCTGGCGTTCACCCGACTCACCGGCAAGGCGTGA
- the tadA gene encoding tRNA adenosine(34) deaminase TadA, producing the protein MSELAHPPLSSTDRLGMQLALAEAERARAIGEVPIGAVILRGEEVVALGHNETVASNDPTAHAELIAIRRALTATGTDRLPNATLYVTLEPCAQCAGAIVLAKVGRVVFGAWDTKAGMAGSIHDLLRHPQLNHRPEVLAGALELECQALLRGFFRERR; encoded by the coding sequence GTGAGCGAGCTGGCGCACCCGCCGCTGAGCAGCACCGATCGCCTCGGCATGCAGCTCGCCCTGGCGGAAGCCGAACGGGCCCGTGCCATCGGCGAGGTCCCCATCGGCGCCGTGATCCTGCGTGGCGAGGAAGTGGTGGCGTTGGGCCACAACGAGACTGTGGCATCCAACGACCCGACCGCCCATGCGGAACTGATCGCCATTCGTCGTGCCCTGACGGCCACCGGAACCGACCGCCTTCCAAATGCCACGCTGTACGTCACGCTGGAGCCGTGCGCCCAGTGCGCGGGGGCTATCGTGCTGGCGAAGGTTGGTCGGGTGGTGTTCGGGGCGTGGGACACCAAGGCCGGGATGGCCGGGTCAATCCACGACCTGTTGCGGCACCCCCAGCTCAACCATCGCCCCGAGGTGCTGGCCGGAGCGCTCGAGTTGGAATGCCAGGCGCTCCTGCGGGGGTTTTTCCGGGAACGCCGCTGA
- a CDS encoding zinc-dependent metalloprotease, with the protein MTKIRPTLLVLAFAAAACHPAPKPATAPAPLPTAARPAGAPTTTGDSTAGARPGGGAPGAGGANAEPNPRPYGRVITPEAKSKSGLFKVHRIASKLYFEIPRNELGRDMLLTTEIAKTTAGAGYGGQSLGEDVIRWERRDNRILLRLQNYSIVSSDTTNPITTAVNNANYAPIVKAFNVESWGPDSSAVIDVTSLFVSPPVEMSPTAAYRGTIDASRSFLANVAAYPENIKVTADLTVNTPPAAGGAAPGGRGLPPSATLQMAWSIVQLPVVPMMPRLFDSRVGYFSNRTTDFGRAVQKSESRTFITRYRLECSDQKVGNLCVPKKPIVYYVDPATPSWLVPWVVKAIESWQPAFEAAGFSKGIIAKMAPTRAEDPDWSVEDARYSVIDWLPSTTENAVGPHTADPRSGEIISAHLQIYHNVMNLNRDWYWTQAGAIDPRARKLPFPDSLAGRLMQYVIAHEIGHSIGFQHNMKASAMYPADSIRNRDFVHRMGHTPTLMDYSRFNYVAQPEDNIALEDLIPRIGPYDIWATKWGYMPIPGARTPDDERATLDAMAREQDTKPWLRFSTSDAGSSDPRNNTEAVGDDDAVKSTGQGLKNIKRLVPMLIPASTGTVTDDYADLEELFGRLVGQWATELRHVAVIPGSRETQEKYISQSGVRYTAVPMQHQRDAVRFLNENAFQTPTFFLRPEILDRIQPDGAITRINGSQAGILSTLLSDARLSRMIEMEALSGGTEVYTAPAMLADVRQGVWSELSAGAVKIDAFRRALQQSYIDLFKNKVNPPPPPTGLPAGFVITPPSKDVRSLARAELRALDAQVTAATGKAGNAETRAHLQDVHNSIDHILNPKN; encoded by the coding sequence ATGACGAAGATCCGTCCGACGCTGCTCGTGCTGGCGTTCGCGGCTGCGGCCTGCCATCCGGCGCCCAAGCCCGCGACTGCCCCGGCTCCTCTCCCGACCGCCGCGCGTCCTGCCGGCGCCCCCACCACCACAGGCGATTCGACTGCAGGCGCGCGTCCGGGTGGCGGGGCGCCAGGGGCTGGTGGCGCCAACGCCGAACCGAATCCGCGGCCGTACGGACGGGTGATCACTCCCGAGGCCAAGAGCAAGTCGGGGCTGTTCAAGGTGCACCGTATCGCGTCCAAGCTCTATTTCGAGATTCCGCGGAACGAGCTTGGTCGGGATATGCTGCTCACCACCGAGATCGCCAAGACGACGGCTGGTGCGGGCTACGGCGGTCAGTCGCTGGGTGAGGACGTGATCCGCTGGGAGCGTCGTGACAACCGGATCCTGCTCCGGCTCCAGAACTACTCGATCGTCTCGTCCGACACGACGAATCCGATCACCACGGCAGTCAACAACGCCAACTACGCGCCGATCGTGAAGGCGTTCAACGTCGAAAGCTGGGGCCCGGATTCGTCCGCCGTCATCGACGTCACCTCGCTCTTCGTCTCGCCACCGGTGGAAATGTCGCCGACGGCAGCGTATCGCGGGACCATCGACGCGAGCCGGTCATTCCTTGCGAACGTGGCCGCCTACCCGGAGAACATCAAGGTCACGGCCGATCTCACGGTGAACACGCCGCCGGCCGCCGGTGGCGCCGCTCCGGGTGGCCGTGGGCTGCCGCCGAGCGCCACGCTGCAGATGGCGTGGTCGATCGTGCAGCTGCCGGTGGTGCCGATGATGCCGCGTCTGTTCGACAGCCGCGTGGGCTACTTCAGCAATCGCACCACCGACTTTGGTCGCGCAGTGCAGAAGTCGGAATCACGGACCTTCATCACCCGCTACCGGCTGGAGTGTTCGGACCAGAAGGTGGGCAATCTTTGCGTGCCGAAGAAGCCGATCGTGTACTACGTCGATCCGGCAACGCCGAGCTGGCTGGTGCCGTGGGTCGTGAAGGCGATCGAGAGCTGGCAGCCGGCGTTCGAGGCGGCGGGCTTCTCCAAGGGCATCATTGCGAAGATGGCGCCGACCAGGGCCGAGGATCCGGACTGGTCGGTGGAAGATGCCCGCTATTCCGTGATCGACTGGTTGCCGTCGACCACCGAGAATGCCGTCGGCCCCCACACGGCCGATCCGCGCTCGGGTGAAATCATCAGCGCGCACCTGCAGATCTACCACAACGTGATGAACCTGAATCGCGACTGGTACTGGACCCAGGCCGGCGCCATCGACCCGCGCGCCCGCAAGCTGCCGTTTCCCGACTCGCTCGCCGGTCGCCTGATGCAGTATGTCATCGCGCACGAGATCGGCCACTCGATCGGCTTCCAGCACAACATGAAGGCGAGCGCCATGTATCCGGCCGACTCGATTCGCAACCGCGACTTCGTGCACCGGATGGGCCACACGCCGACGCTGATGGACTACTCGCGCTTCAACTACGTGGCGCAGCCGGAAGACAACATCGCGCTGGAAGACCTGATCCCGCGAATCGGGCCGTACGACATCTGGGCGACCAAGTGGGGCTACATGCCGATTCCTGGCGCCCGCACGCCGGATGACGAGCGCGCAACGCTCGACGCGATGGCGCGCGAGCAGGATACCAAGCCGTGGCTGCGCTTCAGCACCAGCGACGCTGGCAGCTCTGATCCGCGCAACAACACCGAGGCGGTCGGCGACGACGACGCGGTGAAGTCGACGGGGCAGGGGCTCAAGAACATCAAGCGCCTGGTGCCGATGCTCATTCCCGCGTCAACCGGCACGGTCACCGATGACTACGCCGATCTCGAGGAGCTCTTCGGGCGGCTGGTCGGGCAGTGGGCCACCGAACTTCGTCACGTGGCTGTCATTCCGGGCAGCCGCGAGACGCAGGAGAAGTACATCTCGCAGTCGGGAGTGCGGTATACCGCCGTACCGATGCAGCATCAGCGTGACGCCGTCCGGTTCCTGAACGAGAACGCGTTCCAGACGCCGACCTTCTTCCTGCGCCCGGAAATTCTCGACCGGATCCAGCCCGACGGCGCGATCACCCGGATCAACGGATCGCAGGCCGGTATCCTCAGCACGCTGCTCAGCGATGCGCGGCTGTCGCGGATGATCGAGATGGAAGCGCTCAGCGGCGGAACCGAGGTGTACACCGCACCTGCCATGCTCGCCGATGTGCGCCAGGGTGTCTGGAGCGAGCTCAGCGCCGGGGCAGTGAAGATCGACGCGTTCCGCCGCGCGTTGCAGCAGAGTTACATCGATCTCTTCAAGAACAAGGTCAATCCGCCGCCGCCGCCGACGGGGCTGCCCGCTGGCTTCGTCATCACACCGCCGTCGAAGGATGTGCGCTCGCTGGCGCGTGCGGAACTGCGCGCGCTCGATGCGCAGGTGACTGCGGCGACGGGGAAGGCCGGGAACGCGGAAACCCGCGCGCACCTTCAGGATGTGCATAACAGCATCGACCACATCCTGAATCCGAAGAACTGA
- a CDS encoding response regulator, whose product MKVLVVDDDITMRRLLVRMISRHPHTQVREAVDGVAALAAIEADTPDVVFTDVRMPVLDGVGLLEILRSNPTYHALPVVAVSAVSDKTLVLRMVDLGIEDYLLKPLDPATTAARLAAILEAIQSSPGPETPSGEGTPTLILVDRDADYADVIRSAFGERLHVVDGHTAASALEWSIANRPAIALIAVGQRLPTEAVFARTLKSQAPTRVVLLTDASETGGTEGFDAVVRRSFVPARLREALEPVLAVAHDDERQLRALLAGPLREALTTACRQSIGIIAGQESEPAEAAAEGAMPVAAHARLTRDGGPCIISILLETTAADAKALAGSGAADGSDTLTAVVGAASARLTQALAQRGWTFISGEAEGGAADLTVDAADGRVELRTEQGATVRASLHLFRAAPPPAVQPELTQASPAVSAG is encoded by the coding sequence GTGAAGGTTCTCGTAGTTGATGACGACATCACGATGCGCCGCCTCCTCGTGCGGATGATCTCGCGGCATCCCCATACCCAGGTTCGAGAAGCGGTGGACGGCGTCGCGGCACTGGCCGCGATCGAAGCCGACACTCCTGACGTGGTGTTCACGGATGTGCGGATGCCGGTGCTCGATGGGGTCGGCCTGCTCGAAATCCTCCGATCGAATCCCACCTATCATGCGCTCCCCGTCGTGGCTGTCTCGGCGGTTTCCGACAAGACGCTGGTCCTCCGAATGGTCGACCTCGGAATCGAGGACTACCTCCTCAAACCGCTGGACCCGGCAACCACGGCAGCGCGACTCGCTGCCATCCTGGAGGCCATCCAGTCCAGTCCCGGACCGGAAACGCCTTCGGGCGAAGGCACTCCGACCCTGATCCTGGTCGATCGCGACGCGGACTATGCCGACGTGATTCGTAGTGCATTCGGTGAGCGGCTGCACGTGGTTGACGGTCATACCGCTGCTTCTGCGCTTGAATGGTCAATCGCCAATCGCCCCGCGATCGCCCTGATCGCCGTCGGACAGCGGCTTCCCACCGAGGCCGTGTTCGCCCGAACGCTCAAGTCACAGGCTCCCACGCGCGTCGTGCTGTTGACCGACGCGAGCGAGACGGGAGGGACAGAGGGCTTCGACGCGGTGGTCCGACGGAGTTTTGTGCCTGCGCGCCTTCGCGAGGCGCTCGAGCCAGTGCTCGCCGTCGCCCACGACGATGAGCGGCAATTGCGGGCACTCCTTGCTGGCCCGCTCCGGGAAGCGCTGACCACAGCGTGCCGCCAGAGCATCGGGATCATCGCTGGTCAGGAGAGCGAACCCGCCGAAGCCGCTGCGGAGGGTGCCATGCCGGTCGCAGCTCACGCGCGACTGACCCGCGATGGCGGTCCCTGCATCATCTCCATCCTGCTCGAGACCACCGCGGCCGACGCGAAGGCGCTCGCCGGGAGCGGTGCCGCTGATGGCAGCGATACGCTGACTGCCGTGGTGGGTGCGGCGAGCGCCCGGCTCACCCAGGCACTGGCGCAGCGCGGCTGGACCTTCATTTCCGGCGAGGCTGAGGGAGGCGCGGCTGACCTCACGGTTGACGCGGCCGACGGCCGAGTGGAACTTCGGACGGAGCAAGGGGCAACGGTTCGTGCCTCGCTGCACTTGTTCCGAGCAGCACCACCTCCAGCAGTTCAGCCAGAATTGACCCAGGCGAGTCCGGCGGTGTCGGCCGGGTGA